In the Desulfovibrio psychrotolerans genome, TCTGCCGTGGCAAACACCGCCGAAACGCAGGGCAGTCTTACCCGCATAAAATGAAAAAAGCCGGGAGAGTCCCGGCTTTTGGTTACTGACAATAGTAGCTGTATGCGGCTAATGCCCGGTAATCTGGTATTTCTTCAGCTTGTACTGAAGCAGGCTCTTGGAGATGTTCAGCATCTCCGCCGCCTTTACCTGCACGAAATCTGAACGGACCAGCGCGCGCCGGATAAGCGCGGCCTCAATCTTTTCCAGAGTCTCGCCCAGATCCAGCTTAACGGGCAGCAGGTCCACCGCGCTCTTGAGCTGGGTTTCCTCGTCACGGATTTCCTGCGGCAGGTCTTCCACGGTGATCATCTCGTGCGAGGCAAGCACCATGCACCGCTCCACCACGTTTTCCAACTGCCGGATATTGCCGGGCCACTCGTAGCCCGTCATGTAGTCCATGGCTTCTGTGCTGAACGCCCTGCGCTCCACATTCTGCTCACGCACCACCTTATCCGCAAAATGCGTGGCAAGCAGGGGAATATCTTCCCGGCGCTCCCGCAGCGGCGGCAACTGGATATGCACCACGTTCAGGCGGTAATAGAGGTCTTCGCGGAAATTGCCCTTTTGCACCTCTTCCATCAAATCTTTGTTGGTGGCGGTGACGACGCGGATATCCACCTCCACCTCTTCGCCACCGCCTACGCGCTCTATCTTGCGTTCCTGCAAAACGCGCAGCAGCTTTACCTGAATATCCTGCGAAAGTTCGCCTATCTCGTCCAGAAACAGGGTTCCGCCGTGGGCAAGCTCGAAGCGTCCCCGCTTCATGGCCACGGCCCCGGTAAACGAGCCTTTTTCGTGTCCGAAAAGTTCGCTTTCCAGCACGCCGGGGTTGAGCGCCATGCAGTTTACGCTGATGAACGGGCCGTCCTTGCGGGGCGAGGAAAAATGGATGGCCCGCGCCACAAGCTCCTTGCCCGTGCCCGATTCTCCTGTGATAAGCACCGTGGACTTGCTGGGGGCCGCACGGTCCACCATGGCCAGCACGTCCTTTATGGCCCGGCTTCTGCCGATAATCTGCTTGAGCCCGTAGCGTTCTTCCAGATTGGCATGCAGCAGCCTGTAGCGGCGGTGCGCCTTGGCCAGTTCGGACGCATTCTGCACCGCAAGCAGCAGTTCATCGTTGGAGAAGGGTTTGGTGATATAGTCAAACGCGCCCGTGCGCATGACCTCCACGGCACTTTCTATGGTGCCGAAGGCGGTCATGATGAGCACCGGCGTCTGGGGATAGTTCTTTTTCACGTGGGCCAGCACGTCCGCCCCGGTCAGCTTGGGCATCTTCATGTCGGTGATCACCACGTCCACTTCCGATTCTTCCAGAAACGCAAGTCCGGTCTCGGGATCGTTCAGCGCGGTCACCTTGTAGCCCGCATCGCTGAGCAGAGCCTCCAGCACCAGCAGGTAGTTCTTCTCGTCATCAAGGACGAGCAGATGGGAATGGTCACTCATGGGTTCAGTCTTTCCTTGCACTCTTTTCGGCAGGCAGGCGCACACGCACTATGGCGCCGCCCTCTTCCGCGTTGGAGAGGAACATGTCGCCGCCGTGGCTGGTGATAATGCTGTTTACTATGGCCAGCCCCAGCCCGGTGCCGTCATCCTTTGTGGTGAAAAACGGGTCCAGCATCTTGTCCAGATTGGCCATATCGAAGCCGCACCCGGAGTCTGTAAAGGTTACCAGCACGTCTGCGCCGTGCACACCGCCCACAATGCGGATGCGCCCCTTGCCGGTTATGGCCTGCAGCGCGTTGGTTATGATGTTGTAAAAGGCGCGGTAGAGCAAGTCTTTGTCGCCAAGGACAAACAGCCCCTGCACGTATCCGCGCTCCACCTCCACCTCGTGCCGGGAAAGCTCGCCCTCCAGAAAGCCGAGGGCCTGATCCAGCACCAGCGCCACATCCACCAGATTTTTGCTGGGCACCTTGGGCCGTGCGTAATCCAGAAATTCCTGCACGGTCTTGGAAAGCCTTTTGGCCTCGTCATGGATGGCGGACAGTATCTTCTGCGTTAACGTATCTGTATTGGGGCGTTTGAGCAGCAGCTCCGCGCTGGAAGAGATTATTCCCAGCGGATTGCGTATTTCGTGGGCAATGGATGAAACCACCCTGCCCATGCTGGCGAGTTTTTCGCTCTGGTGCAGTTCGCGCTCCAGCCGTTCCTTCTCCTGCATGCGCTCGGAAAGAACCCGTTCTGACCGGCGGATAAAGGTGACCAGCAGAACGAACAGCAGCAGCGAAGAGACCATGGACGTGCCCACGATGAGCCATTGCA is a window encoding:
- a CDS encoding sigma-54-dependent transcriptional regulator; protein product: MSDHSHLLVLDDEKNYLLVLEALLSDAGYKVTALNDPETGLAFLEESEVDVVITDMKMPKLTGADVLAHVKKNYPQTPVLIMTAFGTIESAVEVMRTGAFDYITKPFSNDELLLAVQNASELAKAHRRYRLLHANLEERYGLKQIIGRSRAIKDVLAMVDRAAPSKSTVLITGESGTGKELVARAIHFSSPRKDGPFISVNCMALNPGVLESELFGHEKGSFTGAVAMKRGRFELAHGGTLFLDEIGELSQDIQVKLLRVLQERKIERVGGGEEVEVDIRVVTATNKDLMEEVQKGNFREDLYYRLNVVHIQLPPLRERREDIPLLATHFADKVVREQNVERRAFSTEAMDYMTGYEWPGNIRQLENVVERCMVLASHEMITVEDLPQEIRDEETQLKSAVDLLPVKLDLGETLEKIEAALIRRALVRSDFVQVKAAEMLNISKSLLQYKLKKYQITGH
- a CDS encoding sensor histidine kinase, with amino-acid sequence MSHKQSTDQAPLGFAKFLSWTSLILILISSLGLSVIISNSARTSLLQKQKEFATLLAENLNHQIYRRFFQPHRLGLGPINLHNTEQYERLDQVVQSVVHGLQVDSMRLYDTSKAVVYALNKEDLGSTAHAGLAVSRALSEKVHSFEIESSLTPLEAMFDFDMPPRSFILRTTFPLRDRHRAILVREDDGGVMLGLQEITDEREQPVIAVLEVTQDITADYAEVVSLQWLIVGTSMVSSLLLFVLLVTFIRRSERVLSERMQEKERLERELHQSEKLASMGRVVSSIAHEIRNPLGIISSSAELLLKRPNTDTLTQKILSAIHDEAKRLSKTVQEFLDYARPKVPSKNLVDVALVLDQALGFLEGELSRHEVEVERGYVQGLFVLGDKDLLYRAFYNIITNALQAITGKGRIRIVGGVHGADVLVTFTDSGCGFDMANLDKMLDPFFTTKDDGTGLGLAIVNSIITSHGGDMFLSNAEEGGAIVRVRLPAEKSARKD